The following is a genomic window from Pseudomonas lurida.
GTCTTCACCGCTGCGCACGAACACCGTGGCCACGCCGCCGGAGGTGTCCTTGAACTCATCGACCTCACTGAAATCGTTGTTCAACACGTCGCTGCCCAGGAACAGGCTGGGTGTCTGCACACCGGCCACGGTCACAGGCTGGTCAGCACGCATGCTCAAGCCGGCGCCGAAGCGCTTTTCAAACAACCCGCTCAAACGCTGGGTACTTTCGCGCAAGGTGCCGTGGAAGGTGTTGAGCTGGTCGGCGAGCAAACGCGCCTCGCTGGCCAGGTGTTCCTCTCGGGTGTCGAGGTTGGCGGAGTCGAGCGAACGCAAGGCAAACACGGTACTGCCGCTGATGACGACAGCCAGAATCACCGCTAGTGCGAGGCCTAGTTGTGAGGCTATCCGGGCGCGAGGTTGAGACATGAAGGCTCCTGGCCGAGGCCAGGATCATCCTGATCTCATAGCGCTGCTCGGCAAATTATCTAGTGGGAAACGTTGGTGCACGATGGTTCCAACACTCCTACTTCGGCTGGACGAGGCAATACTTGAGCGAATCACAGGGGTATCACGCAAACGATTGCATGACCCGTTTGCCGTCGCTCAATCAAGGCGTTCGACACGGGGCAATTCCATGGCCTTGACTTCCGCCTGCAGAAACTCCGCCAAACGCCGCAAACGCTCGCCGCCAGGACGGGTTTTTGGCCACACCAAGTAGTAATTTTCGCCACTGGCTACGGCGGTTGGCCAAGGCAGGCTCAGCCGTCCCTGGGCGACGTCTTCGGCCACCATCAGCAAGTCGCCCATGGACACGCCATAGCCCCGCGCGGCGGCGATCATGCCCAATTCGAGGGTGTCGAATACCTGCCCGCCCTTGAGCGACACCTGGGTAGACAGCCCCATGCGATCCAGCCAATTGCGCCAATCGCGGCGGTCGGGCGTGGGGTGCAGCAATTCGGCGGTGGCCAGGCGTGTGGCATCCCAGGGCCCATCCGCCAACAGGTTGGGGGCGCCAACCGGAATCAGAAATTCCGGGAATAGATAACTGGCCTCCCAGTCCGCCGGAAAGTGCCCAAAACTCAGCAGCACCGCACAGTCGAACGGCTCCTGGTTGAAGTCCACCTCGTCCACGTTCATCCAGGCGCTGGTCAGTTGCACTTCATTGCCCGGCTGTAACGCCCGAAAACGACTGAGCCGCGCCAGCAGCCAACGCATGGTCAGTGTCGACGGCGCCTTCATGCGCAGGATGTCATCTTCGGCATTCAGGGTATGGCAGGCCCGCTCCAGGGCGGCGAAACCTTCGCGCACACCGGGCAACAGCAGGCGTGCAGCTTCGGTGAGCTGCAGGGTGCGGCCGCTGCGCTGGAACAGGCGACAGGCGAAATGCTCCTCCAATGTGCGGATATGTCGGCTCACCGCACTTTGAGTAATGGACAACTCCTCCGCCGCGCGGGTGAAGGAGTTGTGCCGGGATGCCGCCTCAAACGCACGGAGGGCATACAGCGGAGGAAGACGACGCGACATCTGGGAAGACTCCTACAGGCAATGCGGTAACGTACCAGATTCATTCAGCATGAGTTTTACTCATGCGAGCAATCGCTTTTATCCCTTTGTGCATTGGGCTGGGAGCGCTGAGAATCAACCCTTGCGCAACCTTCTGACTTTTCGAGTGTGATGATCATGCAGCATCCGGCACGTACCGAACTCTGGGCCATTCTGCGGCTGTCGGGGCCGTTGATTGCCTCACAGTTGGCGCACATGCTGATGGTGCTGACCGACACCCTGATGATGGCCCGCCTTAGCCCCGAAGCCTTGGCCGGTGGTGGCTTGGGCGCGGCGAGCTATTCGTTCGTGTCGATTTTCTGCATTGGCGTAATTGCTGCCGTGGGCACCCTTGTGGCCATCCGTCACGGCGCGGGCGATATCGAAGGCGCCACCCGCCTGACCCAGGCCGGGCTGTGGCTGGCTTGGCTGATGGCCTTGGCGGCAGGCTTGCTGCTGTGGAACCTCAAGCCGCTGCTGCTGATGTTCGGCCAGACCGAAACCAATGTGCACTCGGCCGGGCAATTCCTGACGATCCTGCCGTTCGCACTGCCTGGCTTCCTGAGCTTCATGGCCCTTCGCGGCTTCACCAGCGCGATTGGCCAGGCCAAGCCGGTGATGGTGATCAGCCTCGGCGGTGCAGTGGCTAATTACCTGCTCAACCATGCATTGATCGAAGGCATGTTCGGCCTGCCGAAACTGGGCCTGATGGGCATCGGCCTGGTCACGGCCGTCGTCGCCAACGGCATGGCGTTGGCGCTGATGTGGTATATCCACCGCAACCGTACCTATGCTGCCTACCCGCTGAGCACCGGCCTGCTGCGGCTCAATACCCAGTATCTGCGCGAGTTGTGGCGCCTGGGCCTGCCGATTGGTGGCACCTATGCGGTGGAAGTCGGGTTGTTTGCCTTTGCGGCGCTGTGCATGGGCACCATGGGCAGCACACAGTTGGCGGCGCATCAGGTCGCACTGCAGATCGTCTCGGTGGCGTTCATGGTGCCCGCGGGGATGTCCTATGCGGTGACCATGCGCATCGGCCAGCATTACGGCGCCGGGCGACTGCTGCAGGCACGCCTGGCCGGGCGCGTCGGCATAGGATTCGGCGCGGCGGTGATGTTGGGATTTGCCGCGATGCTGTGGCTGTTTTCCGATCCGCTGATCGGACTGCTCATCGACCACAACGACCCGGCGTTCCACGATGTGATCGTCCTGGCCGTCAGCCTGCTGGCCGTCGCCGCGTGGTTCGAGCTGTTCGACGGCGTGCAAACCATCGCCATGGGCTGCATTCGTGGGCTCAAAGACGCCAAGACCACCTTTCTGATCGGCGCGGGCTGCTACTGGTTGATCGGCGCACCGTCGGCCTGGCTGATGGCCTTCACCCTGGGCTGGGGACCGACTGGCGTGTGGTGGGGGCTGGCGCTGGGCCTGGCGTGCGCGGCGGTCAGCCTGACCTGGGCGTTTGAGGCGAAGATGAAGCGGATGATTCGGCGAGAGCCTGAAACCTACAGCACGTTGCACGCGGCCCAGCCGGACTGAAGGATGTCAGCGGTCGGTGTGGGAGCAGGCAAGCCAGCGCCCACCGCTGATTGGGTTCGCAACTCAACCCAGCAAGGCCTGCTGGCCTTTACCGAAAGTCAGGTACTCCACAAGCTCCGGTAACGGCAACGGCTTGCTGATCAGATAGCCCTGGGCCTGGTCGCAGCCAAACAAGCGCAACAGCGCCAGTTGCTCCGGTGTTTCCACACCTTCGGCGACCACCTCCAGGTTGAGGTTGTGCGCCAGGTTGATCATGGCATGCACCAGCTTGCGGTTCTCTTCGCGCTCTTCCATGCCGCCGACAAAGCTCTTGTCGATCTTCAACAAGGCAATCGGCAGGCTGTTGAGGTGCACGAACGAAGAGAAGCCTGTACCGAAGTCATCCAGGGAGAACCGCACACCCAGGCGACCGAGGGCGTCCATGGTTTGCTTGACCAGGTCACTGCGACGCATCACGGCCGTTTCGGTGAGTTCGAACTCCAACCATTGCGCTTCCACCCCACGCTCGGCAATCAGCCGGCTGAGGGTCGAGAGCAACTGGCTGTCCTGGAACTGACGGAACGACAGGTTGACGGCCATGTGCAGCGGCGGCAGGCCGCGTTCACGCAGGTCCTGCATGTCACGCAGGGCCCGGGAGATCACCCAGTAGCCCAACGGCACGATCAGGCCACTCTGCTCGGCCAGGGGCACGAATTCACTCGGCGGCAACAGGCCACGCTCGCCATGACGCCAGCGCACCAGGGCCTCCAGGCCGACGATATGCCCGTCGTCCAGGTCCAGGCGCGGCTGGTAGTGCAACTCCAGCTCATCACGCCGCAAGGCGCGGCGCAGCTCGCTTTCCAGGTCGGCCAGGCTGCGCGCGTTGCGATTGATACGTTCGTTGAAGATATGAAAGGTGCAGCCCTGGGTGCTCTTGGCCTGCTGCATGGCGATATGGGCGTGCCACATCAGCGGGTCGGCCCCGGCGCGGGCGCGGGCATGCGCCACTCCCAGGCTGCAACCGATCAGCAGGCTTTCGCCATCCACCCAGTAGGGTTCGGCCATGACTTCGGTGATGCGCTCGGCCATCCACTCGGCGCGCTGGGGCGCCCGGCGGGTGTCGATCAGCAGGGCGAATTCGTCGCTGCCCAGGCGCGCCAGTTGGTCGCCGACCTCGAGCTGGCTCTTGAGCCGCGACACCACTTGCAGGATCAACCGATCGCCAGCCTGATGGCCGAGGGCATCGTTGGCGTGACGGAAGTTATCGAGGTCCAGGTGACCGAGGGCCAGGCCACGGCCTTCATTCTCGGCCAGGCGTGCGGTCAGCAGGGTCTGGAAGCCCTGGCGGTTGGCGATACCGGTGAGCGGGTCCTGTTCGGCCAAGCGTTGCAGGGTGTTTTCCAGCACGCCACGCTCGCGGACATGCCGCAGGCAGCGGCGTAATGTATCGGCGTCCAATACATCACGCACCAGCCAGTCGCTGACGCCAAGGGGCGAAACCAGGGGTTCCTGCTCCAGCAGCAACACACAGGGCAGGCTGCAACGGCCAGGCCCGGGCTGCAGGCTGGGCGTGGTCAACAGCACCGCGCTGTGGTCGTCATCGAACAGACGGCTCACGGAATCCCAGTTTGGCGCACTGATCAGCACAGCCCCATCGCCCATCGGCGCCAGGCACTCGCGCAATAACGCTGCCCACGCGGGCTCATCGGCCAGCAGCAGCAAACGCAAGGGTTCGACAGGCGTAGACAAGCTAGCTCCCTAGACTCTGCAAAAATTCGTGGCGGCGGGCATTATGACGTGCGCCCTGATAATCACCAATGATAGGGGTTATCAAACACGCGAACTGTAAACATTAGTCTCAAACAACCCCGACATCCTGCGGCAAAGTATCAAAACCGGCAAATTTAGATCGAGTGGTACGTCACACTGTCGTTCTGACAGGGCAGAATCCTGCCAGCCTGTTAAAATGCCCGCCCTTTTGAATAACGACTCCCTGAATTCCGTATGTCCCGACTCAATCCCCGGCAGCAAGAAGCCGTGAACTACGTCGGCGGCCCTCTATTGGTGCTCGCCGGTGCAGGCTCCGGCAAGACCAGTGTGATCACCCGCAAGATCGCACACCTGATCCAGCATTGCGGCATTCGCGCCCAGTACATTGTCGCCATGACGTTTACCAACAAGGCGGCGCGGGAAATGAAAGAGCGCGTCGGTACCCTGCTCAAGGGTGGCGAAGGCCGTGGCCTCACGGTGTGCACCTTCCACAACCTGGGGCTGAACATCATCCGCAAGGAACATGTGCGGCTGGGCTACAAGCCGGGCTTCTCGATCTTCGACGAGGCCGACGTGAAGTCGCTGATGACCGACATCATGCAAAAGGAATACGCAGGCGACGACGGCGT
Proteins encoded in this region:
- a CDS encoding LysR substrate-binding domain-containing protein, which produces MSRRLPPLYALRAFEAASRHNSFTRAAEELSITQSAVSRHIRTLEEHFACRLFQRSGRTLQLTEAARLLLPGVREGFAALERACHTLNAEDDILRMKAPSTLTMRWLLARLSRFRALQPGNEVQLTSAWMNVDEVDFNQEPFDCAVLLSFGHFPADWEASYLFPEFLIPVGAPNLLADGPWDATRLATAELLHPTPDRRDWRNWLDRMGLSTQVSLKGGQVFDTLELGMIAAARGYGVSMGDLLMVAEDVAQGRLSLPWPTAVASGENYYLVWPKTRPGGERLRRLAEFLQAEVKAMELPRVERLD
- a CDS encoding NorM family multidrug efflux MATE transporter, whose product is MIMQHPARTELWAILRLSGPLIASQLAHMLMVLTDTLMMARLSPEALAGGGLGAASYSFVSIFCIGVIAAVGTLVAIRHGAGDIEGATRLTQAGLWLAWLMALAAGLLLWNLKPLLLMFGQTETNVHSAGQFLTILPFALPGFLSFMALRGFTSAIGQAKPVMVISLGGAVANYLLNHALIEGMFGLPKLGLMGIGLVTAVVANGMALALMWYIHRNRTYAAYPLSTGLLRLNTQYLRELWRLGLPIGGTYAVEVGLFAFAALCMGTMGSTQLAAHQVALQIVSVAFMVPAGMSYAVTMRIGQHYGAGRLLQARLAGRVGIGFGAAVMLGFAAMLWLFSDPLIGLLIDHNDPAFHDVIVLAVSLLAVAAWFELFDGVQTIAMGCIRGLKDAKTTFLIGAGCYWLIGAPSAWLMAFTLGWGPTGVWWGLALGLACAAVSLTWAFEAKMKRMIRREPETYSTLHAAQPD
- a CDS encoding putative bifunctional diguanylate cyclase/phosphodiesterase, with product MSTPVEPLRLLLLADEPAWAALLRECLAPMGDGAVLISAPNWDSVSRLFDDDHSAVLLTTPSLQPGPGRCSLPCVLLLEQEPLVSPLGVSDWLVRDVLDADTLRRCLRHVRERGVLENTLQRLAEQDPLTGIANRQGFQTLLTARLAENEGRGLALGHLDLDNFRHANDALGHQAGDRLILQVVSRLKSQLEVGDQLARLGSDEFALLIDTRRAPQRAEWMAERITEVMAEPYWVDGESLLIGCSLGVAHARARAGADPLMWHAHIAMQQAKSTQGCTFHIFNERINRNARSLADLESELRRALRRDELELHYQPRLDLDDGHIVGLEALVRWRHGERGLLPPSEFVPLAEQSGLIVPLGYWVISRALRDMQDLRERGLPPLHMAVNLSFRQFQDSQLLSTLSRLIAERGVEAQWLEFELTETAVMRRSDLVKQTMDALGRLGVRFSLDDFGTGFSSFVHLNSLPIALLKIDKSFVGGMEEREENRKLVHAMINLAHNLNLEVVAEGVETPEQLALLRLFGCDQAQGYLISKPLPLPELVEYLTFGKGQQALLG